A window of the Hordeum vulgare subsp. vulgare chromosome 5H, MorexV3_pseudomolecules_assembly, whole genome shotgun sequence genome harbors these coding sequences:
- the LOC123396175 gene encoding putative peroxisomal acyl-coenzyme A oxidase 1.2, whose amino-acid sequence MTELGHGSNVQGLEITATFDPSTDEFVMHSPTLTSSKWWPGGLGKASTHAFVYARLITEGKDYGIHGFIVQLRSLDDHSPLPGITLGDIGGKFGSGAYNSMDNGVLRFDHVRIPRDQMLMRLSQASYKGGKVCAFRCTKAAAIRDNGLCPSDNCRRCFQGSVSYRLHCCKV is encoded by the exons ATGACTGAACTTGGCCATGGTTCAAATGTTCAGGGTCTTGAGATAACTGCCACATTTGATCCAAGTACCGATGAGTTTGTTATGCACAGCCCAACTCTGACCTCTAGCAAG TGGTGGCCTGGCGGCTTGGGCAAAGCTTCCACTCATGCATTTGTCTATGCTCGTCTCATTACGGAAGGAAAAGACTATGGCATACATG GTTTCATTGTGCAGTTGCGAAGCTTAGATGACCACTCTCCTCTTCCTGGCATTACTCTCGGTGATATTGGTGGAAAGTTTGGCAGTGGGGCGTATAACAGCATGGATAATGGTGTTCTGCGCTTCGACCATGTGCGCATCCCAAGGGATCAAATGTTGATGAG GCTTTCCCAAGCTAGTTACAAGGGAGGGAAAGTATGTGCATTCAGATGTACCAAAGCAGCTGCTATACGGGACAATGGTTTATGTCCGTCAGACAATTGTCGCAGATGCTTCCAAGGCTCTGTCTCGTACCGTTTGCATTGCTGTAAGGTATAG